Proteins from a single region of Sinorhizobium alkalisoli:
- a CDS encoding MaoC family dehydratase → MPREISLSDVKDLVGKEIGVSDWILVTQKTIDNFAEATGDFQFIHTDPVRAAAETPFGGTIAHGFLSLSLLSAMNYNCLPKIREQTMGINYGFDKVRFMAPVKSGARVRGRFTMADARFRGAGMLMITYDATVEIEGERKPALTAIWQTIIQFDPKDRPADV, encoded by the coding sequence ATGCCGCGAGAAATTTCACTTTCCGATGTCAAGGACCTGGTCGGCAAGGAGATCGGCGTCTCCGACTGGATCCTCGTAACGCAGAAGACCATCGACAACTTCGCCGAGGCGACGGGTGACTTCCAGTTCATCCACACCGACCCGGTGCGCGCGGCGGCGGAGACGCCCTTCGGCGGCACCATTGCGCACGGTTTCCTGTCGCTCTCTCTGCTTTCGGCGATGAACTACAATTGCCTGCCGAAGATCCGCGAGCAGACGATGGGCATCAATTACGGCTTCGACAAGGTGCGCTTCATGGCGCCGGTCAAGAGCGGCGCACGCGTACGCGGCCGCTTCACCATGGCCGACGCCCGCTTCCGCGGGGCGGGTATGCTGATGATCACCTATGACGCCACCGTGGAGATCGAAGGCGAGAGGAAGCCGGCGCTGACCGCGATCTGGCAGACCATCATACAGTTCGACCCGAAGGACCGGCCCGCGGATGTCTGA
- the glgX gene encoding glycogen debranching protein GlgX produces MPMTGLPPLGVAHTPDGARFAVWSRNAALIELCLFDNAGDRELRRLPMLRDGDVHSLTLAGLPLGTRYGLRADGIYSPEHGLWFDPSKLLVDPYAVELDRPFRHDPRLTVYGEETADLVPKAIVTDYRPARQKPPLFEPGGLIYEVAVKPFTILHPDVPERKRGTLAALTEPAVIEHLTRLGVCAVELMPIVAWIDERHLPPLRLHNGWGYNPIAPMALDPRLVPGGIEELRRTVERLHRAGIGVILDLVFNHSGESDRYGTTLSMRGLDNLAYYRHATDQPGELINDTGCGNTIACDHPVVQALVLDSLRHFVRAAGVDGFRFDLASVLGRDMSGFHHDAALFQAVAADPVLSDRILIAEPWDTGPGGYQLGNFPESFLEWNDRARDDIRRYWRGDRHAIGAFATALAGSSDAFSRWGETSTRSLNFIAAHDGFTLMDLVSYERKHNEANGEDNRDGHDENHSWNNGVEGPTEDPEILDARRRDVMALIASLFASRGTIMLTAGDEGGHSQRGNNNAYAQDNRITWLDWSKVDQQMVGHTAALSAMRRRFRVFAETAFFTGVDDVAWLRLDGRPMTVEDWEHPATENLVMMLATEDEVQKRFTRLAVVINRSHAPHPVLLPASLDGEWYDALTGAALGTLAPARSVTFFVEVFQSFTTTC; encoded by the coding sequence ATGCCGATGACCGGACTTCCGCCTCTCGGCGTGGCGCACACACCCGATGGGGCGCGCTTCGCCGTCTGGTCGCGCAACGCCGCCCTTATCGAGCTCTGCCTGTTCGACAATGCCGGCGACAGGGAACTCCGCCGCCTGCCGATGCTGCGCGACGGCGACGTGCACAGCCTCACCCTCGCGGGTCTGCCCCTCGGCACTCGCTACGGCCTTCGCGCCGACGGCATCTACTCGCCGGAGCATGGACTTTGGTTCGACCCATCGAAGCTGCTGGTCGATCCCTATGCGGTGGAACTCGACCGTCCCTTTCGCCACGATCCGCGGCTGACGGTCTACGGCGAGGAGACGGCCGATCTTGTGCCCAAGGCGATCGTCACCGACTACAGGCCGGCGAGGCAGAAGCCGCCGCTTTTCGAGCCAGGCGGGTTGATCTATGAGGTCGCGGTCAAGCCCTTCACGATCCTCCATCCCGATGTTCCGGAAAGGAAGCGTGGCACATTGGCCGCGCTCACCGAACCGGCCGTGATCGAGCACCTCACCCGCCTCGGCGTCTGCGCGGTTGAGCTGATGCCGATCGTCGCCTGGATCGACGAGCGGCATCTGCCGCCGCTCCGGCTCCACAACGGCTGGGGCTACAACCCGATCGCCCCCATGGCGCTCGATCCGCGCCTCGTGCCCGGCGGCATCGAGGAATTGCGCCGGACTGTGGAGCGCCTGCACAGGGCCGGCATCGGCGTCATCCTCGACCTCGTCTTCAACCATTCCGGCGAGAGCGATCGCTACGGCACCACCCTTTCGATGCGCGGCCTCGACAATCTCGCCTATTACCGGCATGCGACCGACCAGCCGGGCGAACTCATCAACGACACCGGCTGTGGCAACACGATCGCGTGCGACCACCCGGTGGTGCAGGCGCTCGTCCTCGACAGCCTGCGCCATTTCGTACGTGCCGCCGGCGTCGACGGGTTCCGCTTCGATCTCGCCTCCGTTCTTGGCCGCGACATGAGCGGGTTCCACCACGATGCCGCTCTCTTCCAGGCGGTCGCCGCCGATCCGGTGCTCAGCGACCGCATTCTCATTGCCGAGCCCTGGGACACCGGCCCCGGTGGTTACCAGCTCGGCAATTTTCCGGAATCATTCCTCGAATGGAACGATCGTGCGCGGGACGATATCCGGCGCTACTGGCGCGGCGACCGGCACGCGATCGGCGCATTTGCAACGGCACTGGCGGGCTCCTCCGACGCGTTTTCGCGCTGGGGCGAAACAAGCACCCGCAGCCTCAACTTCATCGCCGCCCATGACGGCTTCACACTGATGGACCTCGTCTCCTATGAACGTAAGCACAACGAGGCCAACGGCGAAGACAACCGCGACGGCCACGACGAGAACCACTCATGGAACAACGGCGTCGAAGGCCCTACCGAGGATCCGGAGATCCTTGACGCACGCCGACGTGACGTCATGGCTCTGATCGCCAGCCTGTTCGCCTCCCGCGGCACGATCATGCTGACCGCCGGCGACGAAGGCGGGCACAGCCAGCGAGGCAACAACAACGCCTATGCGCAGGACAACAGGATCACGTGGCTCGACTGGAGCAAGGTCGACCAGCAAATGGTCGGCCACACCGCTGCACTTTCCGCCATGCGCCGCCGCTTCCGCGTCTTCGCCGAAACGGCTTTCTTCACCGGCGTGGATGACGTCGCCTGGCTCCGCCTTGATGGCCGCCCCATGACGGTCGAGGATTGGGAGCACCCGGCGACCGAAAATCTGGTCATGATGCTTGCGACCGAGGACGAGGTGCAGAAGCGGTTCACGCGACTTGCCGTCGTGATCAATCGCAGCCATGCACCGCACCCCGTCCTTTTGCCTGCAAGCCTCGATGGCGAATGGTACGATGCGCTCACGGGCGCCGCCCTCGGGACCCTCGCCCCTGCCCGCTCGGTCACCTTTTTCGTCGAAGTTTTCCAAAGTTTTACGACCACTTGCTAG
- a CDS encoding MFS transporter → MDSLGTAAKKTIWRDARAITLLTAAMLTTMANATISPALPGLQRLFAEDPHAEILTRLLVPAPSLSVALSAPIAGLAADRFGRRGLLLLGVILFVVAGSAGLFLPDLPTIFASRLVLGLGVGLIMTAQTALIGDYFSGAERSALTGLQISARNFGGLVFITLAGCAALLSPRMPFSIYALAIVLLPLMWRVIVDVSAPSPGQSGGAAAGTERTSWRLFFSGLVLLQALTNLLFFIVPTQLPFFFDAHGHGGGVTGAALGTLMLAGGLFALLYPQVHRTVGHAGVFVLGYAAMALGFALLCVGTDALSFAGAASIGAGYALVSPTFLALVLNVAPARRRGLAGGILTSSVFIGQFCSPLLSTPAISAFRYEGLFGGTALLLATMALASAAFAVVTRLRSGTSPIALS, encoded by the coding sequence ATGGACAGCCTTGGAACTGCGGCGAAAAAGACAATCTGGCGGGATGCGCGGGCCATCACGCTCCTGACGGCAGCAATGCTCACGACGATGGCGAATGCGACCATCAGTCCCGCCCTGCCGGGGCTCCAGCGCCTCTTTGCGGAGGATCCGCATGCGGAGATATTGACACGCCTGCTCGTGCCGGCGCCTTCGTTGAGCGTCGCGCTTTCAGCCCCGATTGCAGGGTTGGCAGCGGATCGCTTCGGACGGCGAGGGCTGCTGCTCCTGGGCGTGATCCTGTTCGTTGTTGCGGGAAGTGCTGGTCTCTTCCTCCCGGACCTGCCGACGATTTTCGCCAGCCGCCTCGTTCTCGGGCTAGGCGTCGGCCTGATCATGACGGCACAAACGGCGCTCATCGGAGACTACTTCTCGGGCGCCGAGCGAAGCGCATTGACGGGTTTGCAGATCTCGGCGCGAAATTTCGGCGGACTGGTCTTCATCACCCTGGCGGGATGCGCTGCACTCCTTTCTCCCCGCATGCCTTTTTCGATCTATGCCCTGGCGATCGTCTTGCTGCCGCTGATGTGGAGGGTCATCGTCGATGTCTCGGCGCCCTCCCCAGGGCAGAGCGGCGGCGCGGCGGCGGGAACAGAGCGGACGTCGTGGCGACTGTTCTTCTCCGGGCTCGTCTTGCTCCAGGCACTGACGAATTTGCTCTTCTTCATCGTCCCGACGCAATTGCCGTTCTTCTTCGATGCGCATGGCCATGGCGGCGGCGTTACCGGGGCGGCGCTCGGCACGCTCATGCTCGCGGGCGGCCTCTTCGCGCTGCTCTATCCGCAGGTCCACCGGACAGTCGGCCATGCCGGTGTGTTCGTTCTCGGCTATGCGGCGATGGCGCTCGGCTTTGCCCTTTTATGCGTCGGGACGGATGCGCTTTCCTTTGCCGGCGCCGCTTCCATTGGCGCCGGATATGCGCTCGTCTCGCCCACCTTCCTGGCCCTCGTCCTCAATGTCGCGCCGGCACGGCGGCGCGGACTGGCGGGCGGGATCCTGACGAGCTCGGTATTCATCGGGCAGTTCTGCTCGCCGCTGCTCAGCACACCGGCGATCTCGGCCTTCCGCTACGAAGGCCTGTTTGGCGGAACCGCTTTGCTCCTGGCGACGATGGCTCTCGCGTCAGCGGCTTTTGCAGTGGTAACGCGCCTGCGCTCGGGAACGAGCCCCATCGCGTTGTCATGA
- the rpsU gene encoding 30S ribosomal protein S21: protein MQVLVRDNNVDQALRALKKKMQREGIFREMKMRDFYEKPSQKRAREKAEAVRRVRKLARKRAQREGLLAR, encoded by the coding sequence GTGCAGGTACTTGTCCGCGATAACAACGTCGACCAGGCGCTCCGCGCTCTCAAGAAGAAGATGCAGCGCGAAGGCATTTTCCGCGAAATGAAGATGCGTGACTTCTACGAAAAGCCGTCCCAGAAGCGTGCACGCGAGAAGGCCGAAGCTGTTCGGCGCGTGCGCAAGCTGGCTCGCAAGCGCGCACAGCGTGAAGGCCTTCTGGCCCGCTGA
- a CDS encoding sarcosine oxidase subunit delta has protein sequence MLLIYCPYCEEERSELEFRNAGDAHIVRPTNMAEISDEEFEAYFFLRENPKGVIFERWRHMHGCGRFFNAARDTVSDRFITTYKAGEPKPDIDAKPKTPAMVETYEALEGAAQ, from the coding sequence ATGCTTTTGATCTATTGCCCCTACTGCGAGGAAGAGCGCTCCGAGCTCGAATTCCGCAATGCCGGCGATGCCCATATCGTCCGACCGACCAACATGGCCGAGATCAGCGACGAAGAGTTCGAGGCCTATTTCTTTCTTCGAGAAAACCCGAAGGGCGTAATTTTCGAGAGATGGCGGCACATGCATGGCTGCGGCCGCTTCTTCAATGCCGCCCGCGACACGGTGAGCGATCGCTTCATCACCACCTACAAGGCGGGCGAGCCGAAACCGGATATCGATGCGAAGCCGAAGACGCCGGCAATGGTCGAAACCTATGAAGCCCTCGAAGGAGCAGCACAATGA
- a CDS encoding sarcosine oxidase subunit beta family protein yields the protein MRKYSVFAVAREAMRGHKGWGPHWASPEPRKQYDVIIIGGGGHGLGAAYYLAKEHGITNVAVLEKGWIGGGNTGRNTTIIRSNYLYEESMDIYEHSLKLWENLSQDLNYNVMYSPRGVMMLSHNIHDQQSFKRHINANRLYGIDNEWLTPEQARAYCPPLDIAKTARYPINGAALQRRGGTARHDAVAWGYARAASDRGVHIIQNCEVTGIRRDETGRVTGVDTSRGFIGAKKIGISAAGHTSTLMRMVDVRMPLQSQPLQALVSEPLKPIFPCVVMSNSVHAYISQSDKGEFVIGAGTDQYNSYSQTGGLQIITHTLDAICELFPMFRRVKMMRQWGGIVDVTQDRSPIQGVTPVPGLYLNAGWGTGGFKATPGSANLFAYLIARGEPHRLAAGLTLDRFRTGRLIDEAAAAAVAH from the coding sequence ATGCGCAAATATTCTGTTTTTGCCGTGGCGCGCGAAGCGATGCGCGGCCACAAGGGCTGGGGACCGCATTGGGCCTCGCCTGAGCCGCGCAAGCAATATGATGTGATCATCATCGGTGGCGGCGGCCATGGTCTCGGCGCCGCCTACTACCTGGCGAAAGAGCACGGCATCACCAATGTCGCCGTGCTCGAAAAGGGTTGGATCGGCGGCGGCAATACCGGCCGCAATACGACGATCATCCGGTCCAATTATCTCTATGAAGAGAGCATGGACATTTATGAGCATTCGCTGAAGCTCTGGGAAAACCTGTCGCAGGACCTCAATTATAACGTCATGTACTCGCCGCGCGGCGTGATGATGCTGTCGCACAACATTCACGACCAGCAGTCCTTCAAGCGCCACATCAACGCCAACCGGCTCTACGGCATCGACAATGAGTGGCTGACGCCGGAGCAGGCAAGGGCCTATTGTCCGCCGCTCGACATCGCCAAGACCGCCCGCTATCCGATCAACGGCGCGGCATTGCAGCGGCGCGGCGGCACGGCGCGCCACGATGCGGTCGCCTGGGGCTATGCGCGCGCGGCTTCCGACCGCGGCGTCCACATCATCCAGAACTGCGAGGTGACCGGTATTCGTCGTGATGAAACCGGACGCGTCACCGGTGTCGACACCAGTCGCGGCTTCATCGGTGCGAAGAAGATCGGCATCTCCGCTGCCGGTCATACGTCGACCTTGATGCGGATGGTGGACGTGCGTATGCCGCTGCAGAGCCAGCCGCTGCAGGCGCTCGTTTCCGAGCCGCTGAAGCCGATCTTTCCCTGTGTGGTCATGTCCAACTCGGTGCATGCCTATATCTCGCAGTCCGACAAGGGCGAGTTCGTCATCGGTGCCGGCACCGACCAGTACAACTCCTATTCGCAGACCGGTGGCCTGCAGATCATCACCCATACGCTGGATGCGATCTGCGAGCTCTTCCCGATGTTCCGTCGCGTCAAGATGATGCGGCAATGGGGTGGCATCGTCGACGTCACCCAGGACCGCTCACCGATCCAGGGCGTGACGCCGGTGCCGGGTCTCTATCTCAACGCCGGCTGGGGAACGGGCGGCTTCAAGGCGACGCCGGGTTCGGCCAATCTCTTTGCCTATCTTATCGCGCGGGGCGAGCCGCACCGGCTCGCTGCGGGGCTAACGCTCGATCGCTTCCGCACCGGTCGGCTCATCGACGAGGCGGCTGCCGCCGCTGTTGCGCACTAG
- a CDS encoding sarcosine oxidase subunit alpha, producing the protein MTGVNRISGAGRLTPARTARFTFDGRSLTALEGDTVASALLANDIHLVGRSFKYHRPRGILSAGAEEPNALLDVSRDAARRQPNVRATVQEVFDGMKVSSQNRWPSLSFDVGGFNNFLSPFFAAGFYYKTFMWPKAAWHALYEPFIRRAAGLGVTPTEADPDHYASRYVHCDVLVVGAGVAGLSAALAAAKAGAKVILCDEQAEVGGALHYDTGTLIDGQPGYEWAQATGKALADSDNVKLLTRTTAFGYYNHNYVALVERVTDHLAAPEKALPRERLWQVRAKKVILANGAIERHMVFANNDRPGIMLASAGRTYLNHFGVAVGKKVGVYTAHDSAYEAAFDLKRAGVAVPVIVDCREKPSEAVLQQARSLGIEVLTGHSVVDTAGKLRVASISVARNGGGGGRRKIGVDALLVSAGWTPSVHLFSQSRGKVKFDAPTERFLPGIYAQDCLSIGACNGTDDLQATIDEALAAGELTARAAGAEGGAQVSLTGKNAFEWTGGMIGAAEGAGADTTVKAFIDFQHDVCAKDIRLAVREGMHSIEHIKRFTTNGMASDQGKLSNMHGLAIAAEALGREIPAVGLTTFRQPYTPVTFGTIVNHSRGSLFDPARKTPMHAWEEARGAEFEDVGNWKRAWYYPRAGESMHEAVARECKTVRDVAGIFDASTLGKIEVVGPDAAKFLNLMYTNAWDNLKPGRCRYGIMLRDDGFIYDDGVVGRLADDRFHVTTTTGGAPRVLHHMEDYLQTEFPHLKVWLTSTTEQWAVIAVQGPKAREIIAPLVEGIDLSNEAFPHMSVVEGRICGVPTRLFRMSFTGELGFEVNVPADYGQAVWEAIWAQAEPMGACAYGTETMHVLRAEKGYIIVGQDTDGTVTPHDAGLSWAVSKKKQDFVGIRGLKRPDLVKDGRKQLVGLLTKDPKVVLEEGAQIVADPNEPKPMTMLGHVTSSYWSPNCGRSIAMALVAGGRARLGQTLYIPMADRTIAVEVSDMVFFDKEGGRLHG; encoded by the coding sequence ATGACCGGGGTCAATCGCATTTCGGGTGCTGGGCGCCTGACGCCGGCGCGCACGGCCCGCTTCACCTTCGACGGCCGCTCGCTGACGGCACTCGAAGGCGATACGGTCGCCTCGGCGCTGCTTGCCAATGATATCCATCTCGTCGGCCGCTCGTTCAAATACCACCGTCCGCGCGGTATCCTTTCGGCGGGCGCCGAGGAGCCGAACGCGCTGCTCGACGTCTCGCGCGACGCCGCGCGCCGGCAGCCCAACGTGCGGGCGACCGTTCAGGAGGTTTTCGACGGCATGAAGGTGTCGTCGCAGAACCGCTGGCCTTCCCTCTCGTTCGACGTCGGCGGATTCAACAATTTTCTGTCGCCCTTCTTCGCCGCGGGCTTCTACTACAAGACCTTCATGTGGCCGAAGGCGGCGTGGCACGCTCTCTACGAACCCTTCATTCGCCGCGCAGCCGGCCTCGGCGTCACCCCGACGGAGGCCGATCCGGATCACTACGCCAGCCGTTACGTCCATTGCGACGTGCTGGTGGTCGGCGCCGGCGTAGCCGGTCTTTCGGCCGCACTCGCCGCAGCCAAGGCCGGGGCCAAGGTCATCCTGTGCGACGAGCAGGCTGAAGTCGGCGGTGCGCTTCACTACGACACCGGCACCCTCATAGACGGCCAGCCGGGTTACGAGTGGGCGCAGGCAACCGGCAAGGCGCTCGCGGACTCGGACAATGTCAAGCTGCTGACGCGCACGACCGCTTTCGGCTACTACAACCACAATTACGTCGCTCTCGTCGAGCGCGTCACCGATCATCTCGCTGCGCCGGAAAAGGCGCTGCCGCGCGAGCGGCTCTGGCAGGTGCGTGCGAAAAAAGTGATCCTCGCCAATGGCGCGATCGAGCGCCACATGGTCTTCGCCAATAACGACCGCCCGGGCATCATGCTGGCATCGGCCGGCCGCACCTATCTCAACCATTTCGGCGTCGCCGTAGGCAAGAAGGTCGGCGTCTATACCGCGCATGATTCCGCCTATGAGGCAGCCTTTGATCTCAAAAGGGCAGGGGTTGCGGTTCCCGTGATCGTCGATTGCCGTGAAAAACCGAGCGAGGCGGTGCTTCAGCAGGCCCGCAGCCTCGGCATCGAGGTGCTGACCGGCCACTCCGTCGTGGACACCGCTGGCAAGCTTCGCGTCGCCTCCATCAGTGTCGCCCGCAACGGTGGTGGCGGCGGCCGGCGCAAGATCGGCGTGGATGCGCTTCTGGTCTCGGCCGGCTGGACGCCGTCGGTACACCTCTTCTCGCAGTCGCGCGGCAAGGTGAAGTTCGACGCGCCGACGGAGCGGTTCCTGCCGGGCATTTACGCGCAGGACTGCCTTTCGATCGGCGCCTGTAACGGCACCGACGATCTGCAGGCGACGATTGACGAAGCGCTTGCCGCAGGTGAACTGACTGCACGCGCTGCCGGCGCCGAAGGCGGCGCGCAGGTATCGCTGACCGGCAAGAATGCCTTCGAGTGGACGGGCGGCATGATCGGCGCGGCCGAAGGGGCGGGGGCCGATACGACGGTCAAGGCCTTCATCGACTTCCAGCACGATGTCTGCGCCAAGGACATCCGCCTCGCCGTGCGCGAGGGCATGCACTCGATCGAGCACATCAAGCGCTTCACGACGAATGGCATGGCTTCCGACCAGGGCAAGCTCTCCAACATGCATGGACTTGCGATCGCGGCGGAAGCGCTCGGCAGGGAAATCCCGGCGGTGGGACTGACGACCTTCCGCCAGCCCTATACGCCGGTGACCTTCGGCACGATCGTCAACCACTCGCGCGGCAGCCTCTTCGACCCGGCCCGCAAGACACCGATGCATGCCTGGGAGGAGGCGCGTGGCGCAGAATTCGAGGATGTCGGCAACTGGAAACGCGCCTGGTACTATCCGAGGGCCGGCGAAAGCATGCATGAGGCGGTCGCCCGCGAATGCAAGACCGTTCGCGACGTCGCCGGCATTTTCGATGCCTCGACGCTCGGTAAGATCGAGGTGGTCGGCCCCGACGCGGCCAAGTTCCTCAATCTCATGTATACGAATGCCTGGGACAATCTGAAGCCCGGCCGCTGCCGCTACGGCATCATGCTGCGCGACGACGGCTTCATCTATGACGACGGCGTTGTCGGCCGGCTGGCCGATGACCGATTCCACGTGACGACGACGACCGGCGGTGCGCCGCGCGTCCTCCACCACATGGAAGACTACCTGCAGACGGAATTCCCGCATCTCAAGGTGTGGCTCACTTCGACGACCGAGCAATGGGCGGTCATCGCGGTGCAAGGCCCGAAGGCGCGCGAGATCATCGCGCCGCTGGTCGAAGGCATCGATCTCTCGAACGAAGCCTTTCCGCATATGAGCGTTGTGGAAGGCCGCATCTGCGGCGTGCCGACGCGGCTGTTCCGTATGTCGTTCACAGGCGAGCTCGGTTTCGAAGTCAATGTCCCGGCCGATTACGGCCAGGCGGTGTGGGAAGCAATCTGGGCCCAGGCCGAACCCATGGGGGCCTGCGCCTACGGTACCGAGACTATGCACGTCCTGCGTGCCGAGAAGGGCTATATTATCGTCGGCCAGGACACGGACGGCACCGTCACGCCGCACGATGCAGGACTCTCCTGGGCGGTCTCGAAGAAGAAGCAGGACTTTGTCGGCATTCGCGGCCTGAAGCGGCCCGACCTCGTCAAGGACGGCCGCAAGCAGCTCGTCGGATTGCTCACCAAGGATCCGAAGGTGGTGCTGGAGGAAGGTGCGCAGATCGTCGCCGATCCGAACGAGCCGAAGCCGATGACCATGCTCGGTCATGTAACGTCGTCCTATTGGTCGCCGAATTGCGGCCGTTCGATCGCAATGGCGCTCGTCGCGGGCGGCCGCGCGCGCCTTGGGCAGACGCTCTACATACCGATGGCGGATCGGACCATCGCCGTCGAAGTGAGCGACATGGTGTTCTTTGACAAGGAAGGAGGTCGCCTCCATGGCTGA
- a CDS encoding tetratricopeptide repeat protein encodes MTADVSGFAIHEARRRHQRKPMLTAMLIISSALVAGCQTANNTESMIRVERAQGSEENIASLSSVIASNPSDPEAYNVRGSAYGRAGEFRRAVADFDQAIQLNPRFYQAYANRALVQRNLGNQEAALADYNASLQINPSYDVAYIGRGNLYRQAGQLDAAFNDFNKAVQLDTTDPRAYHNRGLIYQARKEHAQAIEDFSTAISLSPSSPEPYNGRGISYAAQGDDENAFSDFNTAINLNGKLAESWANQALIYERRGDKAKAQKSYSHALQLDPKYEPARAGLARVKAMS; translated from the coding sequence ATGACTGCGGACGTCTCCGGTTTCGCCATCCACGAGGCTCGCCGCCGCCACCAGCGCAAGCCGATGCTTACAGCCATGCTGATCATCAGCTCCGCGCTCGTTGCCGGATGCCAGACGGCAAACAACACCGAATCGATGATTCGCGTCGAACGGGCACAAGGCTCGGAAGAGAATATCGCCTCGCTATCGAGCGTGATTGCTTCCAACCCCAGCGACCCGGAAGCGTACAATGTGCGCGGCTCCGCCTATGGCCGCGCCGGCGAATTCCGCCGTGCGGTCGCCGACTTCGACCAGGCGATTCAGCTCAATCCCCGCTTTTACCAGGCCTATGCCAACCGTGCGCTCGTCCAGCGCAACCTCGGCAATCAGGAAGCGGCACTCGCCGACTATAACGCGTCGCTGCAGATCAACCCGAGCTATGACGTCGCCTATATCGGACGCGGCAATCTCTACCGCCAGGCCGGCCAGCTCGATGCGGCCTTCAACGATTTCAACAAGGCCGTCCAACTCGACACGACGGATCCCCGCGCCTATCATAATCGCGGCCTGATCTATCAGGCGCGCAAGGAGCATGCCCAGGCGATCGAGGATTTCTCGACTGCGATCTCGCTGTCGCCCAGCTCTCCGGAGCCTTATAATGGTCGTGGCATCTCCTATGCCGCCCAGGGCGACGACGAGAATGCCTTCTCGGATTTCAACACCGCCATCAACCTCAACGGCAAGCTGGCCGAGTCCTGGGCCAACCAGGCGCTGATCTACGAGCGCCGCGGCGACAAGGCCAAGGCGCAAAAGTCCTACTCGCATGCACTACAGCTCGATCCCAAATACGAGCCCGCCCGCGCCGGTCTTGCCCGGGTCAAGGCAATGTCCTGA
- a CDS encoding helix-turn-helix domain-containing protein: MNPLDIGEVARRSGVPPSTLRYYEEIGLISSYGRRGLRRQFDVDVLLKLSLIDLGKSAGFSLTAIAGMFGRDGELAIPRADLHAKADALQRQMVDLRILRDALRHVADCPAASHLECPSFRKLVKAASRGRVASGRRRKATDKV, translated from the coding sequence ATGAATCCGCTCGACATCGGCGAGGTCGCCCGGCGTTCAGGCGTCCCGCCTTCAACGCTGCGCTATTACGAGGAAATCGGGCTGATCAGTTCCTATGGCAGGCGCGGTCTGCGGCGGCAGTTCGACGTCGACGTCCTGCTCAAGCTGTCGCTCATCGATCTTGGGAAGTCAGCGGGCTTCAGCCTTACAGCCATTGCGGGAATGTTCGGCCGGGACGGCGAACTCGCGATTCCCCGTGCCGACCTGCACGCCAAGGCGGACGCCCTGCAGAGGCAGATGGTGGATCTCCGGATATTGCGGGACGCACTTCGCCATGTCGCCGACTGTCCAGCGGCGAGTCACCTCGAATGCCCGAGCTTTCGCAAGCTGGTCAAGGCGGCCTCGCGCGGACGGGTTGCGTCAGGGCGGCGCCGAAAGGCTACGGACAAAGTATGA
- the soxG gene encoding sarcosine oxidase subunit gamma family protein: MADQAMATRKTPLEGLRGGSPAAMITPAAPASRLSLRAPAESVAGLSAALGVTLPVRAKTSASTGRRHALWLGPDEWLLIDEDGADLMAAAASSGTLHSAADVSHRNTAVIVSGPDAEIAVNSGCPQDLSLRLFPVGACSRTIFGKAEIVLLRTAEDTFRVECWRSFAPFVFGLLSEGAEDAGH; encoded by the coding sequence ATGGCTGACCAGGCAATGGCAACTCGCAAGACCCCGCTCGAGGGGCTCCGCGGCGGCTCACCGGCGGCGATGATTACTCCGGCCGCCCCCGCCTCGCGGCTGTCGCTACGCGCCCCGGCTGAATCGGTTGCGGGTCTCTCCGCTGCGCTCGGCGTCACGCTGCCCGTGCGCGCGAAGACGTCCGCCTCGACCGGTCGACGTCACGCGCTCTGGCTCGGACCCGACGAATGGTTGCTGATCGACGAGGACGGTGCCGACCTGATGGCGGCGGCGGCTTCGAGCGGCACGCTGCATTCGGCGGCCGATGTCTCCCATCGCAACACCGCCGTGATCGTCAGCGGTCCGGATGCCGAGATTGCGGTCAACAGCGGCTGCCCGCAGGACCTGTCGCTCCGGCTCTTCCCGGTCGGCGCCTGCTCGCGTACGATTTTCGGCAAGGCCGAAATCGTCCTCTTGCGCACGGCCGAGGACACGTTCCGAGTCGAATGCTGGCGGTCGTTCGCGCCATTCGTCTTCGGTCTGCTTTCAGAGGGCGCCGAAGACGCGGGGCACTGA